From the genome of Tenrec ecaudatus isolate mTenEca1 chromosome 1, mTenEca1.hap1, whole genome shotgun sequence:
CGGTGGGGAGGAGCGGAAAAGGGAGGCTCGAATGGTGGTAGGGACAGTCAAGTCTGCAAGGCTGAGGCAGGCCAAGTGGTTCTGAGGGAAGAAGAACCCCAGAGCTCATTCGGCTCCCATCATCTCCAGCTCCTGCCTTGTCCCTACGCATCCCCTGCCTTGGTTGGCTTTACAGGAGAGGAAACGGAGACCCAGAGAGGGGAAAGGGCACACCCTAGCCAGGCCTTCTTGAGTACCCTGTTCTCCAGCCCTGGCATAGTGCCTGCCTCTGAGGAACTGTTCAAGGATTTACCATCGAAAGCCACCTAAGAGTCACCACCTAGGAGCCTTGGAGGAAACAGAGAAGTTCTGAGGGGGAAGACCAGAGACCCGGAAGGGAAGGAAAGCAGAGGTCCAGCCTTCCACAGCCAATGCTGGCTCCAGAGCAGGGCCAAAGACCCCCATTGATTCCCACTCGGAATCGCAGCTGGGCTTGTTCCCAGCCCATTCCATCCATAGGCCTGACTGGGCTGGGTGAAAACTGAAAATCAAAGGGAAGTTTGGGGAGGAAAACTACTCTTCCCATTTTGGGGAGTGGGGTAGATTTTTTTTTATCAATTTCTATGTATTGATTAGTTGAGTGTTCAGTTCCAGAAACTCCAGACAGTAGTACTTCTGGTTATATTCAAGGCACCATTGTTTTGGCGTGGCTTATAATTCCTATTTGTTCAAAATTAATTTCTGGAAGTAGAATTTCTGGGTGTAAAACCAGAACATTCTGAATTTTAATTGCCATTATTAATTTTGTACTTTAAAATGGTTGTAACTTACAATACAGAAAATTCTTTGTATACTATAATAATCTTTCCCAACATAATAGATAAAAATATGTTCTCAATACTTAATTTTGTGAAGTTTATTTCCTAATTCACTAATTTTGGTTTCTAagaatatttatttgtaatttattACATCTTTGAACTTTTAATTTTTGCCATTATGCTTGCTATTAGATTTCTTTAAGTAGAGCACTCTCACATTACAATATCCCATGAAACTTCACTGAAGATCAGAAACAGAATACGTAAGAGTCTCAGACCTTTTCTTCACTTTAACCATCGAAAAGTTAGTCTTTTACCCACCTCTCACCATCTTTATTCTGAGGAAGTAGAATTTTTATCAGCAATCTGACATAGTCAGAATAATGCATAGCCTTTACACTGGAAAGTTTTCATTTGAATTAGAAACTAGTTGCACTGTGTGTCATGGAGTTGCACCCCCGTTTCATCGGTCTAGCTCCTCTCTCCACGGGCCCTCCTTTCAATTCACGCCGTCAGGGGCTCTCACACACGGCTGTGGGGCAGTGTGAGTGTGGGCAGGTGTACACCCAACCTGGACCATAAGGGACAGGCATTTATATAGTTACAGAGCAAGAAATGTTTCACAAGCGGTATGTTATCACATACCACTTAGTCTACTTAGGActaatgaaggaaaaacaaaattaagaaataaaaatggcTGCTGAGAAACAATTATCCACAGATCTGAGGCCAACAAAGTCTCTTTGCCTGATGTTAAAATACTTCATTCTTTCGAGAGCAACTTGAAGTAAATGAGAACATGCCTTCATGTCAGTCATTCTTTTCATATACTTCAAATTTGTACTTAATGCCCTTTTCTTCCTGGACATCAGGAAGAACACCTGGGTATTCTGGGAGAAGTTTGTCTTTCTCTAAATCAATTTCAGGAAAAAATGTATCACTTTCAAACTCCTGCAGGATCCTTGTCAAGAACAGTCGAACATGACCTGGTTGGTCCATGGCTTCCTTGTAAACAGAACTGCCTCCTATGATCCAAACCATGTCAACTTTATCTCCTAATTCTGGTTGCTCAATGAGTTTTAAGGCACCACCCAGACTTTTGGCAAGAAAACGAGCTCCTGGTGGGGTTTCCTTGAGTTCTCTACTAAGTACTAAATTAATCCTATCTTTCAAAGGTCTATTCTCAGGAATGGAGAACCAGGTCTTCCTACCCATAATCACCAAATTCTGTTTACCGTCTACTGAAGAGGAAGTAGTCGTGGTCATTCCCTGGAAATACTGGAATTCATCCCTGAGCATGGGCCAGGGCAGGTTTCCGTTCTTGCTGATGCCCAGATTTGGGGACCCAGCAGCGATGCAGTTCAGTGGAGGAGCCATGAGAACAACGATCTGGGAGTGGGGTAGATTGAATACTTTGCAGTGTTtgttgttggggggaggggaggatgaaaGATGGTGTAATGATAATAAGTACCACGTATCACTTATGGAATGCCTGGACCATAAAGGCCAATTAGATATTCTTTCTCGTCTCTGCAGAGGGGAAACCTGAGGTGCAGAAGAGTTGAGCATCATGCTCAAGGTCTCATAGTTCACACATGGTCAGGAAGTGACTTCAGCCCAGGCCCATCTGTGCCTAAAGCCACGTATGACTCTCCCCACCTCAGAGCACTGTCTCTCTCCCTCTAAACCTGTTTACACAGCAAATACTGACGGGCCAACCCTGTCTGGACACCGGACATGCCGTCCTGGTGACTTGCCCTCCAGGAGCATACAGTGACCTCAGCTTAAGGGTTATGGGAAGGGATGTTCCGGGAGCCGGAACCTCATGGTCTGGCTTGGGGCTAGTTGGGGGCTGGAGGCAGGTAGGAGTTGAGGGCAGGGCTGAGCTGTAATATCCAGAGATGAGGTCACCCTAGAACTGTAGCTTCTTCCGCAGCTCCTCCCCCGACTGTGAGTTCCACAGGCTGCCGGCAGGAGGAGCCCGCAGCCCAAGTCTGACTCGCCCTTCAGACACTTACATAACTGGGGAAATGGGGGAGGAGAGCAAGACGGAGGCACGggactcctctctctctcacacacacacacacacacacacacacacacacacgcacacacaccatcacatgtaccctggtggtggtgaagacatcacacacac
Proteins encoded in this window:
- the LOC142437152 gene encoding dihydrofolate reductase-like isoform X2 translates to MAPPLNCIAAGSPNLGISKNGNLPWPMLRDEFQYFQGMTTTTSSSVDGKQNLVIMGRKTWFSIPENRPLKDRINLVLSRELKETPPGARFLAKSLGGALKLIEQPELGDKVDMVWIIGGSSVYKIPRCSS
- the LOC142437152 gene encoding dihydrofolate reductase-like isoform X1 gives rise to the protein MAPPLNCIAAGSPNLGISKNGNLPWPMLRDEFQYFQGMTTTTSSSVDGKQNLVIMGRKTWFSIPENRPLKDRINLVLSRELKETPPGARFLAKSLGGALKLIEQPELGDKVDMVWIIGGSSVYKEAMDQPGHVRLFLTRILQEFESDTFFPEIDLEKDKLLPEYPGVLPDVQEEKGIKYKFEVYEKND